In Streptomyces sclerotialus, one genomic interval encodes:
- a CDS encoding trans-sulfuration enzyme family protein: protein MAEDRDLGALHLETRAVHVTAAAADAVPGGARPLSTPMVRSSAFAYDSADALAAAMAAPDGDFVYSRRGNPTVRTLERVLAGLEGGSRALAAASGMGAISSTLLALLRPGDHVIAQSCLYGGTYAVLSDLAERFGIEVERMSGDDAGELAALLRPATRLLVLETLANPTGEVPDLAGLLSVAGRAGVVSMVDNSLASPALCRPIAFGADVVVHSTTKYLGGHSDVIGGAAVFADPDLYERVWRRAVELGATADPFAAWLTLRGIQTLPLRMRQHCRNAAFLAARLELHPEVERVYWPGLVTHPSHERARRFLSGFGGMVSFELAGGRDAGRAFAERLRVAQLALSLGGVETLVTHPASTSHRELDDRALRAAGVGAGMVRMAVGIEHPEDLWNDVEQALPAGAGSSAALSESIDLD, encoded by the coding sequence ATGGCGGAGGACCGAGACCTCGGAGCACTGCACCTGGAGACCCGCGCGGTCCATGTGACGGCCGCGGCGGCGGATGCCGTCCCGGGCGGTGCGAGACCGCTGAGTACGCCGATGGTGAGGTCGTCGGCGTTCGCGTACGACAGTGCCGACGCGCTCGCGGCGGCGATGGCCGCACCCGACGGGGACTTCGTCTACAGCAGGCGCGGCAACCCCACCGTACGCACGCTGGAACGCGTCCTCGCCGGGCTCGAAGGCGGTTCCCGGGCGCTGGCGGCCGCGTCCGGGATGGGGGCGATCAGCAGCACCTTGCTGGCTCTGCTGCGCCCGGGCGACCATGTGATCGCGCAGAGCTGCCTGTACGGCGGTACGTACGCGGTGCTGTCCGACCTCGCCGAGCGGTTCGGCATCGAGGTGGAACGGATGTCCGGCGACGACGCGGGGGAGCTGGCGGCGCTCCTGCGCCCGGCCACCCGGCTTCTGGTGCTGGAGACACTGGCGAACCCGACCGGGGAAGTTCCCGACCTGGCAGGCCTGTTGAGCGTGGCCGGGCGGGCCGGGGTCGTGAGCATGGTCGACAACTCCCTCGCGTCGCCCGCGCTGTGCCGTCCGATCGCGTTCGGCGCGGATGTCGTGGTCCACTCCACGACCAAGTACCTGGGCGGGCACTCGGACGTGATCGGGGGAGCGGCTGTCTTCGCCGACCCGGACCTGTACGAGCGGGTCTGGCGGCGCGCCGTCGAACTCGGCGCCACGGCCGACCCGTTCGCCGCCTGGCTCACCCTGCGCGGCATCCAGACGCTGCCGCTGCGCATGCGTCAGCACTGCCGCAACGCGGCCTTCCTCGCCGCCCGGCTGGAGCTTCACCCGGAGGTGGAGCGGGTCTACTGGCCCGGTCTGGTCACGCACCCCTCCCACGAGCGTGCCCGCCGGTTCCTCTCCGGCTTCGGCGGAATGGTCTCCTTCGAGCTGGCCGGCGGGCGGGACGCCGGCCGCGCCTTCGCCGAGCGGCTGCGGGTCGCGCAGCTCGCCCTGTCGCTGGGCGGCGTGGAGACGCTGGTGACCCACCCGGCCAGCACCTCCCACCGGGAGCTGGACGACCGGGCGCTGCGGGCGGCGGGGGTGGGGGCCGGGATGGTGCGGATGGCCGTGGGGATCGAGCACCCCGAAGACCTGTGGAACGACGTCGAGCAGGCGCTCCCCGCGGGCGCGGGGTCGTCGGCAGCTCTTTCTGAATCCATAGATTTGGATTGA
- a CDS encoding MFS transporter: MSAVNPRRWWALAVLAAAQFMVIMDTSIIGVALPEMQRDLGFSQGDLQWVFNAYVIAFGGLLLLGGRLSDLLGARKIFVSGWAVLIAGSVVAAAASTAWAEILGRAVQGVGGALIAPASMTLLMMLFGHNPKELGKAMAFYGAAAPAGGTAGVFLGGVFTEWASWPWVFIIYIPIGIVTLAATGLLPAVAGKRGSVDLLGAVAVTAGLALAVFAVVRAPEVGWGTTETVLGLVGAAVLIGLFLVIQRSVKAPLMPLGVWRTPGLASSNLSMMLLGAAWIPMWYFLNLYLQQVLGYGAFASGAALLPMTVLLMIFMTVITAKLLGRFGPKPLIAGGLFVLAAGLVWLSAVEPTGAFLVDVLPASLVAALGMSLAYIPAMMAAMSGVPQEQAGLASGIVNTTYQVGSALGLAALTALATSQGAGKLGDLPALTDGFSSAFLGAAGVAAVGALLTLVFMRGRAPRAEAQQSGAPAGEKVVA, encoded by the coding sequence ATGTCTGCCGTCAATCCGCGGCGCTGGTGGGCACTTGCCGTGCTCGCGGCCGCACAGTTCATGGTCATCATGGACACGTCCATCATCGGAGTGGCGCTGCCCGAGATGCAGCGCGATCTCGGGTTCTCCCAGGGCGACCTGCAGTGGGTGTTCAACGCCTACGTCATCGCCTTCGGTGGCCTGCTGCTGCTCGGCGGCCGGCTCTCCGACCTGCTGGGCGCCCGCAAGATCTTCGTCAGCGGCTGGGCGGTGCTGATCGCCGGCTCCGTCGTCGCGGCCGCCGCTTCCACGGCGTGGGCCGAGATCCTGGGCCGGGCGGTGCAGGGCGTCGGCGGCGCGCTGATCGCGCCCGCTTCCATGACCCTGCTCATGATGCTCTTCGGGCACAACCCCAAGGAGCTGGGGAAGGCGATGGCCTTCTACGGAGCCGCGGCCCCGGCCGGCGGCACCGCGGGCGTCTTCCTCGGCGGCGTCTTCACCGAATGGGCCAGCTGGCCCTGGGTGTTCATCATCTACATCCCGATCGGCATCGTCACTCTCGCCGCCACCGGGCTGCTGCCCGCCGTCGCGGGGAAGCGGGGCTCCGTGGACCTGCTCGGCGCCGTCGCCGTCACCGCCGGCCTGGCGCTCGCCGTGTTCGCCGTGGTCCGTGCCCCGGAGGTCGGCTGGGGTACGACGGAGACCGTCCTCGGACTCGTCGGCGCCGCCGTGCTGATCGGCCTGTTCCTGGTGATCCAGCGGTCCGTCAAGGCGCCGCTCATGCCGCTGGGTGTGTGGCGCACTCCGGGCCTGGCGTCCTCGAACCTCTCGATGATGCTGCTCGGCGCGGCCTGGATCCCGATGTGGTACTTCCTCAACCTGTACCTGCAGCAGGTCCTCGGCTACGGCGCGTTCGCCAGTGGTGCCGCGCTGCTGCCCATGACCGTGCTGCTCATGATCTTCATGACGGTGATCACCGCCAAGCTGCTCGGCAGGTTCGGTCCCAAGCCACTGATCGCCGGCGGTCTGTTCGTCCTGGCGGCCGGTCTGGTCTGGCTCTCCGCCGTCGAGCCGACCGGCGCGTTCCTCGTCGACGTCCTGCCGGCCTCGCTGGTCGCGGCGCTCGGCATGTCGCTGGCGTACATCCCGGCCATGATGGCGGCGATGTCCGGAGTGCCGCAGGAGCAGGCGGGGCTGGCCTCCGGCATCGTCAACACCACCTACCAGGTGGGCTCCGCGCTCGGCCTGGCGGCCCTCACCGCGCTCGCCACCTCGCAGGGCGCCGGCAAGCTCGGCGACCTGCCCGCGCTGACCGACGGGTTCAGCTCCGCCTTCCTCGGCGCCGCGGGCGTCGCGGCCGTGGGTGCCCTGCTCACGCTGGTGTTCATGCGCGGCCGTGCGCCCCGGGCCGAGGCGCAGCAGAGCGGTGCGCCGGCGGGCGAGAAGGTCGTCGCGTAA
- a CDS encoding MarR family winged helix-turn-helix transcriptional regulator — MRLADLGHPELRPAHGIAMQMISRGGSITDLGRRLGVSKQAASKTVAGLEKLGYVQRQASVKDQRQTEVSLTERGVEALTLSGDILNQLRDEWATMVGEEDMTLVEDALEKVGRSDSDGIERIAGWLGA; from the coding sequence GTGCGCCTCGCCGACCTGGGGCACCCCGAACTGCGCCCGGCGCACGGAATCGCGATGCAAATGATCAGCCGCGGCGGGAGCATCACCGACCTCGGCCGACGGCTGGGAGTGTCCAAGCAGGCCGCCAGCAAGACGGTGGCCGGGCTGGAGAAACTCGGTTATGTACAGCGGCAGGCGAGCGTAAAGGACCAGCGTCAGACCGAGGTGAGCCTGACGGAGCGCGGCGTGGAAGCACTCACCTTGTCGGGCGACATTTTGAACCAACTGCGCGACGAATGGGCCACGATGGTCGGTGAAGAAGACATGACCCTGGTCGAGGACGCGCTGGAAAAGGTGGGCCGGTCCGACTCCGACGGGATCGAGCGCATCGCCGGATGGCTGGGCGCCTGA
- a CDS encoding carboxymuconolactone decarboxylase family protein, translated as MTTFTRHDVSSAPEGARPIMENTAKGFGFVPAPVALMAESPELLEGFMNGNALFNKTTLSPLEREVFILTMATTVECHYCVAMHSAMLKRTNADEALIEALRARKPLEDEKLEAMRVFTLAVMEGHGHVADEKMKAFFDAGYTRRNALEVVLGLGVYTISTYANRMTDAPVDEPFKAFEWHAEH; from the coding sequence ATGACCACGTTCACCCGCCACGACGTCTCGTCGGCTCCGGAAGGCGCCCGTCCCATCATGGAGAACACCGCCAAGGGCTTCGGTTTCGTGCCCGCGCCGGTGGCTCTGATGGCGGAGTCGCCGGAGCTGCTCGAAGGCTTCATGAACGGCAACGCGCTGTTCAACAAGACCACCCTGAGCCCGCTGGAGCGCGAGGTCTTCATCCTCACGATGGCCACCACGGTGGAGTGCCACTACTGCGTGGCGATGCACAGCGCGATGCTCAAGCGCACCAACGCCGACGAGGCCCTCATCGAGGCCCTGCGCGCCCGTAAGCCGCTGGAGGACGAGAAGCTGGAGGCGATGCGCGTCTTCACCCTCGCCGTGATGGAAGGCCACGGGCATGTGGCGGACGAGAAGATGAAGGCGTTCTTCGACGCCGGCTACACCCGGCGCAATGCCCTCGAGGTCGTCCTGGGCCTGGGCGTCTACACCATCTCCACCTACGCGAACCGCATGACCGACGCGCCGGTGGACGAGCCCTTCAAGGCCTTCGAGTGGCACGCCGAGCACTGA